Proteins from a genomic interval of Toxoplasma gondii ME49 chromosome Ia, whole genome shotgun sequence:
- a CDS encoding rhoptry protein, putative (encoded by transcript TGME49_295105~Gene product name based on ToxoDB Community Expert Annotation.~Signal peptide predicted by SignalP 2.0 HMM (probability 0.923) with cleavage site probability 0.484 at residue 33~Predicted trans-membrane domain (TMHMM2.0):11-34), with protein MGHPTSFGQPSCLVWLAAAFLVLGLCLVQQGAGIQRPHQWKSSEAALSVSPAGDIVDKYSHDSTEGENTVSEGEAEGSRGGSWLEQEGVELTSRLLDSQAGS; from the coding sequence ATGGGGCACCCTACCTCTTTCGGACAGCCGTCGTGTCTTGTCTGGCTAGCTGCGGCATTCCTTGTTCTGGGGCTTTGCCTCGTCCAGCAAGGCGCTGGCATACAGCGGCCTCACCAGTGGAAGAGCTCGGAAGCCGCTTTGAGTGTCAGTCCGGCGGGAGACATCGTGGACAAGTATTCTCATGATTCcactgaaggagagaacactGTCTCAGAGGGGGAAGCTGAGGGCAGTCGGGGGGGTTCATGGCTGGAGCAGGAGGGGGTTGAATTAACGTCGCGTTTACTGGACAGCCAGGCAGGATCGTAG